The genomic segment AACCTGAACTCGGCCACTAGGGCTCAGAAACTGTTGATAGCCTGGGGGTTCCCAACAAAAACCAGAGAATCCTGGGAGCTCTCCTGTCAGAAAAAATGGAAGGCCGCCATCAGCCTGACCTGCTGCAGCATAAGGTCTTCCGTGTGCGGGGAAGAGGGAGCCTGTGGCTAACCTTGGAGGACAGTCAGTACTACAGAATGGAGGGCTTGGACACCTTCTGGGTGTCTCTTCCTTGGTGAGACAAGAGACTGTCCCATCGGTCCCTGGCAGTTGTTGACAGAGATCTACAACTAAGCAAgagctctggagagatggcttagtggttaagaagtACTTTCTGcgcctccagaggacccagaacccacacagtgtctcacagccatctgtaactccagtgccagggcatTCAAAGTCCTCTTCCATccttcatgggcaccagacatacacatagcactcagacacacaggcaggcaaaacacccgcacataaaataagataaataaatctaaaaattacaaaaaagaaacaagcaagaacAGATGCTGAGACCATTGTTTGTGGAGTCCCAGGCCCCGAAACCCAGTGCAGCTGGCAGTAAGATTGGTCTCTTGGAGCCCCTAGCTGAGCGGGAGCCCACCTGTTCACCCACCCACTCTTGGACTGTCATCATGTCCCTTGCAGTGTGAAGGGGCAATGGTGGTACCCTTtagtttttgaagatttatttcgtgtgtgtgtgtgtgtgtgtgatgtgtgtgtgtgtgtgtgtgtgtgtgatatgtgtgtgtgtgtggtgtgtggcgtgtgtggtgttagtgtgtgtggtgtgtgcaagtgtgctatgtatgtgtgtggtgtgtgtgtggcatgcgtgactgtggtgtgtgtgggggtgtggtatgtgtggtgtgtgtgtgtagtatgtgtgatttgtgtgggggtgggagtggtgtgtgtgtatgtatgttgtgtgtgtgagtgtgttgtgtgagtggtgtgtgtggtatgtgtggtgtggtatgtgtgttgtatgtgcgagtgtgctgtgtgtgtgtttcctctctctctccttcagcactAGGGATCACACTCAGAGCACTGCAGCATGGCTGGCAAGTACTCAACCACTCAGCAATATTTTCAACcctgaaaacttttttaaaatggcGTTCTCTGCTCCTCAGTATTGAGATCTTGCTCTGGCATGTTGTAATTCTCACACCAGGGGTGGGCTCAGACCCCTCACATAGCAGGCAAGCTAGTAGTCAGCACCTACCTTGCATCTTCAGTGGGTGGGTAAGCGGCCTTTGTTATGATCAATAGTAGAATCATGGGGGTGTTGTTTCttattcacttttttctttctttctttctttctttctttctttctttctttctttctttctttatttttggtttttttttgagacaagatttctctgcagctttagagcctgtcctggagctagctcttgtagaccaggctggtctcgaactcacagagatccgcctgcctctgcctcccgagtgctgggattaaaggcgtgcgccaccaccgcccggctacttctttcttttttaaaaaagaaaacaaactatcttttttcattttacaatccaagttcccactcccaccTTTCTTCCTatcccctccaccttctcccctaccccatcccccatttactcctcagagagggtaaggcacattgctttgaggaaggttcaaggtcctccccactatatctaggctgagcaaggtatgcagccaaagagaataggttctcaaaaggccagtacaagcagtaggaataaattcCGGTGTCACTGtgagtgacccctcagtctgccccagccatgcaactatcacccacatttagagggcccagtttggtcctatgctggttccttccctgtctggctggagttggtgaactcctattagctcaggtaaaccttttcagtgggtgtccccatcatggtcttgacctctttgctcacattttcactccttccactcttcaactggacttggggagctcagtccagtgctccactgtgggtctctgcctctgtttccatcagttgctggatgaaggttctatgatgacatttaagatattcatcaatcctgattacagggcaaggccagttctggtcccctctcctctactgcttaggatcttagctggggacatccttgtggattcctggggatctctctagtgtcaggtttcttgctagccccataatggctccctcttattctttactttttactttttagtaATATTGGTAATTATCTACAGACATAGCACAACATGCCCCTCAAACTATTTTAGACGTATGGTTAATGGCAGAAATTGCATTCACATTGCTGTGTGCCCATCACTAGGCTCTATCTCCAAATGCCTTTTGTGTTCCCAAGGGAAACTCCACACTCATcattattactgtgaagagacagcaactcttataagcgaaaacatttaattgaggtggcggcttacagtttcagaggttcagcccattatcatcacgaTGGGGATCATGGCAGTgtgcgggcagacatggtgctggctcagaaggcaacaggaagtaaactcaGCGTcacacactgagggaagctggggcaaaagagacctcaaagcccatccccacagtgatatacttcttccaacaaggccatacctactccaaaaaagccacacctaatagtgccactccctatgagcttatggcagccaattatattcaaactaccacattccactacCTGGCACCCATAAGCttataacaatatcataataTAAGTCGTATTTAgttcaactttaaaagtccccatagtctatcacattTCAACAaggtttaaaagtccaaagttcaaagtctcttctgagagtcaTAAAATTTCTTAACTCTAATTGTAGTTATATTAGgtatatacagaaatagagaaaggtaaaagcctagAGCAAAAAGTAGATAGGATGATTTAAGTAAAGTAAAGCTgacaaaaaacaagccaagctaaggccgggcatttgtaagaaagaataagccacgGATAAAGTAAACGACTGCAGCACTTGCTGTTTGCtcaggtaatattgtatccttctcgGGCCTCTGATGGGGGCAGAAGAGTAGATAGTtataccattttctttgttaccaaattaaaaaagaaacttataaaaaagatataaagtttataaggttgagagacataaaagcttaagttatctaaggaaatgttttaaggtctaaaaggatattttttgtctggcaatacaagttatgatagaaaatggtttaggtataaaactttggactcaccatgATAGGACAGATAATAGGGtgttttctccaaatttgccaaatacaaatggactgatgaacattgtgaatgtaattattACCtggtaattgttcttattatataagTTTTACTGCGTTAgacttaaaatctttctttttatttagatgaaAAAGGGGAAATACTGTGGTTGGTCTTTCTTTGAACTGTCTCAAATTTGACATAGGaactttatattaattatgaaagcttgaccttaacTTAGGCATGTTCCCAACTAGCGCTTATAATTTagattaacctatttatattaatcttctTTCTGttacatggcttgttacctctctTCAGTACTGTGCATCCCACTTCCTCCATATCTCAATGCTGAATCTTGCCTCTCTTTTTCCCAGAGTTCCCATCTCTGTATGGAAGttccacctatcctctcctgtgtagctattggctgttcagttctttattgagCCAATCAAAAGGTtccttggcagagacacatcttcatgTATACAAAAAGATTAGTGCACAAcacagctttctccttttcattatgtCTTCATTAGAATTAACACTAGTAACCACAcaactaggctgttttgagatttcctctgctgacagaattaatccaaaactttttactttagcctcaggcaaaccTTTCTGGACAATGGCAAAAGGCAGCTAcgttcttcaccaaaatatcacaagaacaatttctaggccacatattaatattcttctcctctgaaatctTTTGAACCAGCCCCTGGCATTTGAAGTAactcttagcaccactgtcttccatgcccctactagtatggcccattaagccgtGCTTAAAGCAGTCCACTGCTTTCCTAGCTCAAAGTACCAAAAtctaaattcctccaaacaaaaacatggtcaggcttatcacagcaatacccaacttctgttttagttagggtttctattgttctgAAGAGACAATATGACTACAGCAAATCctataaaggcaaacatttaattggggtggtttgcttacagtttcagaagttcagtccattatcatcatggcagggagcatggtggcatgcatacagacatggtgctggttaCACCTAGAttagaaggcaacaggaagtcagctgtgaCACTGGGAGTAGTTTTAGCATCggagaactcaaagcccactcccacagtgacccacttcctccattaaggccacacctattccaactaggccacacctcctaatattgccactccttttgggggtcattttctttcaaacccccACAGATACCTACCATTATCTTCTTCAAGCTCCCAGTaaccaacattttattttctgtctccatgGATTTGACTGATTTAGGGATCTTTCATAAGTAGAATCATgagttaggtgtggtggctcaagtctgtaatcctaacactctgagggctgagtcaggaaggtctctgtgagttcaagaccaacctgggatacatagtaagttccCTGCTGGTCTGTGCTGTATTGTGAGACCCCCTTcctcaagaaaaataattgagcTAGGGACTAGTAGtgtaagtctttaatcccagcactcaggaggcagaggcaggtggatctctgtgagtctgaggccagcctggtctacaaagtgagttcttgGACAAcaaaggctacatagagaaaccctgtctcaaaaagcatcaagcaaacaaaaacaaacaaatgaaaaagaaaaatgattgaaaTTGTatggaagtttttcttttgtgtctttagGAGAAGTGCAAGAGCATAAATACTTAAATCCAATCCTAGGCCAATCCAATGAGAATTTTGGAGAGAGAATCCCAGACACTGGCGGTTTTATTAAAGGCTCCCAGCGGTTCTGATGGACATCCATGGAAACAGTAGGCTGAAGGTTTGAGTCAGTGAGTCCCTCCCTATCACAGACACACCCCAGCACCTGCTAACAGGTGCCTTGAAGTCTCTTATCTGAGGGTGATCCCTCTGCGTGTTTAAGTGATTGTTAGAGCAGCACAGTTATGATTTGACCTCACTGTCTCTCCCAGGCTTGTGGTTTGAACACCTGCTTCCTGCTTGCTATCTTAGCAGACTGTGGAACTCCTGGCACTTGGGGAGGGGTGGGTTGAGGATGAAGGATCCAGATCTCAGTGTCATTCTCAGCTGtatagaggccaacctgggctacgtgagGCTCTGTCACAAAGGACTGGGGTCATTGAAGTTCCTGTAGTTTGGTTAGCTGCCTGGGTGTATGGCATGGAGTCCATTCTATATAAGCTTCCTTGCTTTCTGTCCTCCAGAGGAATGAGTACAGAGACCACAGCTGCAGCTTAAACCTCGGACAGTGGCAACACCCCTCAACCAAGTAGCTTAGCTGGCAAAAGGAGGGAGCAGGCCTTTGAAGGTTCTGCCATGATGCCTGCAGTCTACCTGCTCCTTGGTTCACTGCAAAGGAAACAGTCTCTGCCACACATCCCTGCTCCTGAGATCTGAGCTACTCAGTCCTGCTCCCCCACCACAGTGGACACACCCCTGTTCCTGAGATCTGAGCTGTTTACTTAGCCCTGCTACCCCGCTGAACCCTCTAAAACCtggaagtaaaataaatcttgcctCCCTCAAGATGCTTCTGTCGGAAATATGAAAGAGTGATTTGAAAGTACATAGTATGAACAACTCCATGGTAACAAACTCCGTTCCATCTTCCTCAGCATGGGATTCAATAATAAAGTGACATGGGATGGGTCTGAAACAAAAGGTGTCCCTTCTCATAAAGTTTTTCATGAGTTTAGCTATGTCACTGTGTGCGTACCTATGTGGGAGTGCCctagaagaccagaagagggtgtcagatcccctggagctgaagttacaggcagttgtccCAGGTAGGTGCTAGtggccaaactcaggtcctgtgtaAGAACAGaaaaggctcttaaccactgagccatttctccattcccCCTGTtgggagatttatttatttattttgttttacagtattctgtctgcttgtatgcctgtaggccagaagaggacaccagatttcattatagatggttgtgaaccaccatgtggttgctgggaattgaactcaggacctctggaagaacaatcagtgctcttaacctctgagccatctctccagccccctgttggGAGATTTAAATGAGAGAAATAGACGATACCTGGTACCAGCTGTCAGCAATAGAGGCAGCCTGCCACTCCTCTGCAAACgtccctttgttctttccttaCCTCTCTCTGTGGGGCTGGAGCATGGGGCTTAGTGGAGGGAAGGGTGAACCAGATCTGCAGCCATGGCCCTGTGGTACAGCAGCTGAAATCTCAGCTCCAGCAAACTTCAGTCAGGAGCAGTCTAAGATGACTAAAACCTCCATTGCCTAGAGGTCCCGCCCTGGGAGTGGCTCCAACATCTGCAAGAAGGATAGACTTGCATGTGGGTGGCAGGGCCAGGCTGCTGGAGGCCCTGAGAATCTCTTGTGAGGCTTTTAAGGACAACcaggttctcctcctcctctgctggctCTGTCGGACtcaacacacacaaaagccaTGGGAACCCTTGAGGGCCACCTGCTGCCAGGAATAGGCTTCCTTATCTACTCGGTCTACTACTCGGTGCTAACATCCTTGGCCCTGCTGCGGGGAGAGAAGGCCCTCCAGCACCCACTGCTCCCGAGGAAGCTGCGGGGACACAGGCTGTTTCAGCAGGTATCGTATGAAGCCGTGACGAAGGTGGTTGTCCCCACCTTTAGCATTATTGGTGAATACTTCTACCCCCTCGGGGTCAATCGCCTGCAGATGATAGACTGGACAGACCCCCGGCGGCCATTTATTTTCAAGGACAACTGGCAGCATGTCACCATGTTTGGCTTCTTTGTTCTCAGTGGTGTAGTAGACATGGTGAGTCAGTCACACCTGCCCCGTTGGGGTGTGAAGCTGGAACGAGCGGCCGAAGCGCTGGCCTTCTATGTGCTGGTATTGCTGATGGCAACCCACATCGAGAACAAAAACTCCTTGGAGATTCGAGTGCATCTTCTGTTAATGGTACCCTCCTTCTTGCTTGCTGTGGTGCTCACGGTGGAGGTATGGATCCCCAACAATCCCTCGATCTGGTTCCTCAAGAGCTGGCTGGGAATAGTGTTAAGCAACTGGATGATGCAGCTTTGTGAGCTGTACGTACCTCCCACTGGACAGCCCTGGCGGGCAGACAACCCTACAGACCTTGCCTTCCTAACCATCTTCTTCTGCTGGCACCTGGCCTTGGCGGCTGGACTGGTGATTGCCATCTATGGCCTCTGCAGCCTCTGGCACTGCTACTATTCTTCCTGGACAAAGACTCCTGGTGCTAAGTACCAGCGGTGCCCTATGGAACCCAGCGAAGAATTGGAAAAGCTCAAGACAGAGGCCCTGGCACAGGATGGAGGTGTgtagagacagaagctgcctctcgagtgctgtaTGCACAACCTGGGATCCATAGCATGGCTTCCTACCCCAGGACTAGCTTcttcttcctaaataaaacttCTAGCTCCAAGGATGACTTCTTGGTTGTCACTTTGTTCTGTCCAGGTCAGTGTCTTACCTGTTTCTTTATCTATATGGTTTCTGGTCGTTCGAATGCAAAGAACAAAAGGACGCTTTTATGTAATAACTTTGGagagtttttctttaataaaagaaacaaactgagTACGTCTATGGACTACTGAGAAAGGGGTGAGGAACTTGGTTGCATTGAGGAGGGGTTCAGGCAGTTTACCGAGGGTTCGAGTAAGGAGGGAGAAGAGTCTAAGGAGGAATTCTAGAAGGTGGTTGTAGTAaggtgattaaaatataattttgggctggtgagatggctcagtgggtagaggcaccTGCCATGAACCTTAGGGCCTGAGGTCCAGCACTGTCCCACAGTGTAGAGGGGAGACCCGACccttgaaagctgtcctctgatagTTTTGTGGCATGcgtgccaacacacacacacgaaaaagagTAAGATGTCATTAAAATGTTAAAGCAGACttaagggctggggatgtatctCGCAGGTAAAGTGTGCGCCTAGCGTGCATGGGGCTAGGCTCACTCTCTAGCCATGCAgaatcaaaaagcaaacaaataatttgAAGTGGCTTGGTTTTTGGCTGCGCTACAGAACAACTTGCTCCAACTCCTTCAGAAAGTCTATTGTGTGTGTCATATCCTATGTGAGCACTTCTggggagaggctgaggaagagatGGGATGCACTTGAggatgggggtggaggagaaGTAGCCGCGAAGTGGGGCCGATCTCTGTGGACATCATCAAATGAGGTGCAGACACCCAACATCTGGAAGCCTGAAGACATGGCAGGATAGGAGGAAGGGGTCGGCAGGCGTGTGGAAAAGGGTAATGGAGAGAAGTGGGCACCATGGAGCCGCTGCATTTTCTCTTCCCGTGCAACCAGGAGTGCTCTCCTTGAAGGACTGGAAGCTTCTAGAAGCACAGACGGTTGCAGATAGCAGACAAGGCATTTGAAAATGCCACAGGCACCCTGGAAAGAAGCAACAACACGCAGTGTGTGGACGGTGGTGTAGAACAGGGAGACTTGAGCTAGCAGAGGGGCCTGGCCTCCACCTACCCCCACACCCCAAGCCTTCTCTCCCCAACACAGCGGGAACCAACCCAACCACAAGCCATTTTCTATGCCAAAATCCCAGAGCCAGAACCTGGTTCTAAGACTAAGAAAACTTAAGGTTTGAGGCGCCTCAAGTTCTACGGCGTGTTCATGACTCTGGGACAGTGTTTATGTTATCATTGATAATTTGTATATCATGAGTCATTTGCCaaagtgaaaatttaaatttttttccctctaaaaaCTGATCTCCAAGGTGCATAAGCTTTGTACTCCGTAGAACCTGGCTCTGCCTCATCCCACAGGTTTAACTTGCTGCCGGGGCGTGCCAGACAAACCCATCTCTCCTGGATTGACAGCACATTCTTCCTAAGAGGGTGGTGTTAAAACTTGTCCATATGCAGCCTGAAAACGAAAGCTTAGGATGTGAATTGCATTACACACAAGTCGAGAGTCACTTGCCGAGGTATAAGTCCTAGGTCAACAAATAGAAATGAGGGATTGGGGCAGTAGCTAAGAGGTAATGTGCTTGCCTGGTATGTCAGGAGACCCTGGGTTCTAGTACCACGCCAGCACCACACAGACAAgcaaatgtgagagttagcagaTCCTACGCATGGCTTAGAGTTAAGGGAAGATGGTTCCGGAGCCGGAGACAGGCCCAGGTTATACTTTACCTCTCTGTGTGGGGTTTGCCTGCACATCGGGACCTTGTGGGGTACATTAGGATGttgagatagatagacagacagacagcaaagcATGACATCTCCAAAACTctgcaggacaggacaggaggaCAGAGGCCAAGGGCAAGTAAAAGCCTCATTCTTGAATTCCTAAGTTTTGTATAAATAGAgatctcgggggggggggggaacattaGTCTTTGCTAGGACTTTCAATGGCTGCATGGATGAAGCCCGTGCTCACTGTAAAGGGTGAGCTTCTTGTTCAAGTGCTGCTTTAAGTGTTAATCGCACCTGAAAAATACCATCACAGTCACAGCTACAAGGATATGTGACCAAACTGGATGCTACAGCCTAGTCCAGATGACATAAAATCAGCTGTCATACCCAGCACACAGGACACTGCCATCAGACACTTTTATTAGCTTGGAATCTTTGGAGACTTTCCAAAATACcaatactaattttattttagaagaatttCATCATTAAGACTCTGACTAGTGTGGTAATATACATGTGATCTGACCTGGGCTTTGGTCCCAGCTTTACCAAGTGGGGAAGAGTTTATAGATAGGTGACAGCTATCTTTATCAAGTGGGGGGAAGAGTTTATGGATAGGTGACTGCTGTCTTTCTGttgttcctttgctttttttttttttttttttttgagacagggtttctctgtgtagctctggctgttctagaactcactctgcataccaggctggcctcgaactcacagaactccacttgcctctgcctcctgagcgctagggttaaaggcatgcaccactttATCTGGCTGGTGACAGCTACCTTTAAAaactagggaaaaaaatcaatgttcaagggattttttaaaaaaaattattaatgtgCTGTGCACACATAAACTTATTACTACACAGTTTACATTTTAGACTTCTTAGAAAATGTTGAAAAGTATTTTGAAACTTGCCTGGTGCCATAATCCCAAACTAATTATTGCCAAGAAGGCTAATGGGTTGATGACAGGGCTTTTCTTGCTGACATCTCAAATCATGCTTGGTGACTAAGGCAAGGTAAGGCAAGAGGCTTAGAGGAAAGATCCTAAAGATGAAGAAACCAAGAGTGGGAACCTAGTGTTGTGGGAAGGAATTGAGAAAGGATGATCACAATACAAGGAAATGACAGCCCTGGGTTGGGGAATCCCAAGCCTTTGTCCTCAGTGAATCCTCAGAGGTCACTTTTGCCATGGAGAAGGATGAAAAGGAAGGCACCAAGGACAGGATGGCCTTTAGAGGGGGAAGTGACCTTAGAGGGTTAAGCAGGAGAGGATGGCTCAGAGACAGCGGTGGGGACTCACCCCTGCAATCCCGGAGCTGAGAGGACCGGCAGCAGCGGAGGTCACTCTGAACCATGTGAGCTTTTCCAGTTAATTAGTCCAGAAAGTCAGACAATGCTGCCTGTACCAACTGACCCCGAATGGCAAAAAAAGCCTGATTAATAAAACCTAGAGGCTTTCCTGatttttacctcattttcaaTTGCAGACCAACCAGGCAAAGCCAAATATACACCCTGGTCCACCACATAGGATGCCATGCTTCCGGTTAGCCCACTTCCGGGTTCCCCAACAGCCTCTATCAGGGCACAACGAAGCTATCTTTGCCCTGCCGTAAAGCTTCCTCACTTCTCCATGGGCATTGCAGTCTCTGCATCAACACTGGCTAACCTGATGGTGACTGTCTCCCTGGCAAGCCAAGAACAGCCTTTGTCTGTTCCCACTGGATGGATCTCTGTTTATTGCCTCCATCAATGGAGAGCTATTTCCTCCAAGCAATTACTCAATATTTACCGAACACCTGTTGTAGGCTGGGTTCCCCCATAGGCCCTGAGAATAAGGAAGTGACTCAATGCATGGATCCTGCCTGCAAGCCGAGTGCAGTtcactgggaggaggaggggggctACTAAACCAGTAAGACTGAGCACAGTCCGCAAACTGCTAGTTGAATGGTCTGGAGCTCAGAGAA from the Arvicola amphibius chromosome 10, mArvAmp1.2, whole genome shotgun sequence genome contains:
- the LOC119824507 gene encoding transmembrane epididymal protein 1A-like, whose translation is MGTLEGHLLPGIGFLIYSVYYSVLTSLALLRGEKALQHPLLPRKLRGHRLFQQVSYEAVTKVVVPTFSIIGEYFYPLGVNRLQMIDWTDPRRPFIFKDNWQHVTMFGFFVLSGVVDMVSQSHLPRWGVKLERAAEALAFYVLVLLMATHIENKNSLEIRVHLLLMVPSFLLAVVLTVEVWIPNNPSIWFLKSWLGIVLSNWMMQLCELYVPPTGQPWRADNPTDLAFLTIFFCWHLALAAGLVIAIYGLCSLWHCYYSSWTKTPGAKYQRCPMEPSEELEKLKTEALAQDGGV